From Selenomonadales bacterium:
GCATCGATCTGTTTCTGAACATCTTCGTCCGTAACAGGTGCTACTTCTTTTGCTACTTTTACGCCTTTGTATTCGCCGAGCGTAACTTCCGGTTTAGCCGTGAACGTTACTTTGAAGACAGCATCTTTGTCAGCTTCGAACGTAACAGCTTCTACTTCCGGACGAGTTACCGGTTCAACGTTAGCTTCAACGAGTGCTGCAGAGAATGCATTGTTGAATGCGATCTCCTGTGCTTCGCCCATGATAACATCTTCACCAAGACGTGCTTTCAAAAGATTTTTCGGAGCATTGCCTTTGCGGAAGCCCGGTACGCTTACTTTTTTGCTGAGATCAGCATATGCGCGATCGATTGCTTTTTTTACATCTGCATTCGGCAATTCTACCGTCAAAACGACCTGGTGTTTTTCTATTCTTTCCGTTGTTACTTTCATTGTTACAAAATCCTCCGTTCATTTGAATAAGATTACCCATTTTTTTATTTTTATAACTGCAATCTCATTCGATAAAAATCATGTCCTTAAAATTAAACATACGGTACGATATATCATACCACATACGTATTTGAAAAACAAGTCTTTCCACAAGGCTTACGACCGCTTTCTTCGTGATAAATCAGATTTTTCCGTGCTTTTCGCTCATCCTTCTCGGGATGCAAATCTTTCTTTCACGAAAAAGTTGTAGTATACTAATAGAAATTGGTTTTTCGCATATTCGGAGGACTCCTACCTATGACTATACCGGCAAGCAAACTGCGTCGTTATGGTATCCTGCTCGTTTTG
This genomic window contains:
- a CDS encoding trigger factor family protein, encoding MKVTTERIEKHQVVLTVELPNADVKKAIDRAYADLSKKVSVPGFRKGNAPKNLLKARLGEDVIMGEAQEIAFNNAFSAALVEANVEPVTRPEVEAVTFEADKDAVFKVTFTAKPEVTLGEYKGVKVAKEVAPVTDEDVQKQIDA